The proteins below come from a single Triticum aestivum cultivar Chinese Spring chromosome 5D, IWGSC CS RefSeq v2.1, whole genome shotgun sequence genomic window:
- the LOC123125575 gene encoding probable receptor-like protein kinase At5g61350, which produces MPALAILARSMAECKRVPMFLILFILSITSVATTNAIASKVDRFVPQDNYLLSCGASAAVQVDDGRTFRSDPESVSFLSTPTDIKIAAKASLASASPLSPLYLDARVFSDISTYSFFISQPGRHWIRLYFLPITDSQYNLTTATFSVSTDSMVLLHDFSFIASPPNPVFREYLVSAQGDNLKIIFTPKKNSIAFINAIEVVSAPPSLIPNTTTRMGPQDQFDISNSALQVVYRLNMGGALVTSFNDTLGRTWQPDAPFLKLEAAAEAAWVPPRTIKYPDDKTLTPLIAPASIYSTAQQMASTNITNARFNITWQMAAEPGFRYLIRLHFSDIVSKTLNSLYFNVYINGMMAVANLDLSSLTMGLAVAYYKDLIAESSSIINSTLLVQVGPNTIDSGDPNAILNGLEIMKISNEANSLDGLFSPKTSSEVSKTTLTGIAFALAATAALAVVICYRRNRKPAWQRTNSFHSWFLPLNSSSSFMSSCSRLSRNRFGSTRTKSGFSSVFASSAYGLGRYFTFVEIQKATKNFEEKGVIGVGGFGKVYLGATEDGTQLAIKRGNPSSDQGMNEFLTEIQMLSKLRHRHLVSLIGCCDENNEMILVYEFMSNGPLRDHLYGDTNIKPISWKQRLEVCIGAAKGLHYLHTGSAQGIIHRDVKTTNILLDENFVAKVADFGLSKDAPSLEQTHVSTAVKGSFGYLDPEYFRRQQLTDKSDVYSFGVVLFEVLCARPAINPALPRDQVNLGEWARTWHRKGELGKIIDPNIAGQIRPDSLEMFAEAAEKCLADYGVDRPTMGDVLWKLEFALQLQEKGDVVDGASDGIAMKSLEVTNVDSMEKSGNAIPSYVQGR; this is translated from the coding sequence ATGCCAGCATTGGCAATTTTGGCCAGAAGCATGGCTGAGTGCAAGAGAGTGCCCATGTTCTTGATCCTCTTCATCCTTTCCATTACTAGTGTAGCCACCACCAATGCAATTGCATCAAAAGTAGATCGGTTCGTGCCTCAAGACAACTACCTCCTAAGCTGCGGGGCATCAGCTGCTGTGCAGGTTGACGATGGCAGGACATTCCGCTCTGATCCTGAGTCGGTATCGTTTCTGTCAACCCCGACGGACATCAAGATCGCCGCTAAAGCATCCCTGGCTTCTGCTTCACCATTATCCCCACTTTACCTTGATGCAAGAGTATTCTCTGATATCTCAACCTATAGCTTCTTCATCTCCCAGCCTGGTCGCCATTGGATCCGGCTCTACTTCTTACCTATCACCGATAGCCAATACAACCTCACCACGGCAACATTTTCCGTGTCCACTGATAGCATGGTCCTTCTCCATGATTTCTCCTTCATAGCCAGTCCTCCAAACCCTGTGTTTAGGGAATATCTTGTGTCAGCACAGGGAGACAACTTAAAGATCATCTTTACCCCAAAGAAAAACTCGATAGCATTCATCAATGCTATCGAGGTCGTCTCAGCCCCACCAAGCCTTATTCCAAATACCACCACCAGAATGGGTCCTCAGGACCAGTTTGACATATCTAACAGTGCATTGCAGGTTGTCTACCGGCTGAACATGGGTGGTGCACTGGTTACATCGTTTAATGACACACTAGGCAGAACCTGGCAGCCAGATGCACCTTTTCTGAAGCTTGAGGCAGCAGCAGAGGCAGCTTGGGTTCCTCCTAGAACCATCAAGTACCCTGATGACAAGACTCTCACACCCCTCATCGCTCCAGCAAGCATCTACTCGACAGCACAGCAGATGGCCTCAACAAATATCACAAATGCAAGATTCAACATAACATGGCAAATGGCTGCAGAGCCGGGATTCAGGTACCTTATCCGCCTACATTTCAGCGACATTGTCAGCAAGACACTCAATAGCCTCTACTTCAATGTCTATATTAATGGCATGATGGCTGTTGCCAACCTTGATCTATCGAGCCTGACAATGGGGCTTGCAGTAGCCTACTACAAGGACTTGATTGCTGAGTCTTCCAGCATCATCAATTCCACCCTTCTAGTCCAGGTTGGCCCAAACACAATCGACTCCGGCGACCCCAATGCCATCCTTAATGGCCTTGAGATCATGAAGATAAGCAATGAAGCAAACAGCTTAGATGGCCTTTTTTCACCAAAAACAAGCTCAGAAGTTAGTAAGACGACACTGACTGGCATAGCATTTGCTTTGGCAGCAACAGCTGCATTGGCTGTAGTTATATGCTACAGGCGAAACCGTAAACCAGCATGGCAGAGGACAAACAGCTTCCATTCTTGGTTTCTTCCACTGAACTCGTCCTCAAGCTTCATGAGCAGTTGCAGCAGGCTCTCCAGAAATCGCTTTGGCTCCACAAGGACCAAGAGTGGATTTTCGAGCGTGTTTGCATCCAGTGCTTATGGATTGGGACGCTATTTCACCTTCGTCGAAATTCAGAAAGCCACGAAAAACTTTGAAGAAAAGGGTGTTATTGGTGTTGGTGGCTTCGGAAAAGTTTATCTTGGTGCTACTGAAGATGGCACACAGCTGGCTATCAAGCGAGGCAATCCATCATCTGATCAAGGTATGAATGAGTTTCTGACTGAAATTCAAATGTTATCAAAACTTCGCCACCGCCACCTGGTTTCACTCATTGGCTGTTGTGATGAGAACAACGAGATGATATTAGTTTATGAGTTCATGTCAAATGGTCCACTAAGGGATCATCTGTATGGTGACACAAACATCAAGCCTATTTCTTGGAAGCAGCGCCTTGAAGTTTGCATTGGGGCAGCAAAGGGTCTGCATTATCTTCATACAGGTTCAGCTCAGGGCATAATTCACCGTGATGTCAAGACTACCAACATCCTACTTGATGAAAATTTTGTCGCCAAGGTCGCTGATTTTGGCCTATCAAAAGATGCTCCATCCCTCGAACAAACTCATGTGAGCACTGCTGTCAAAGGAAGCTTTGGGTATCTTGATCCAGAGTACTTCAGACGTCAACAGCTGACAGATAAGTCTGATGTATACTCTTTTGGTGTGGTACTCTTTGAAGTGCTGTGTGCAAGACCAGCCATCAATCCAGCCCTTCCAAGAGACCAAGTGAATCTGGGAGAGTGGGCCCGTACATGGCACCGCAAGGGGGAGCTTGGTAAAATAATTGATCCCAATATAGCAGGACAGATCAGGCCTGATTCACTTGAGATGTTTGCTGAGGCTGCTGAGAAATGCCTTGCTGACTATGGAGTTGACCGGCCAACAATGGGAGACGTGCTATGGAAACTTGAATTTGCCTTGCAACTTCAAGAGAAGGGTGATGTTGTTGACGGCGCCAGTGATGGGATCGCAATGAAGAGCTTGGAGGTGACCAATGTGGATAGCATGGAGAAATCTGGTAATGCTATCCCATCTTATGTACAAGGAAGATGA